One segment of Polypterus senegalus isolate Bchr_013 chromosome 8, ASM1683550v1, whole genome shotgun sequence DNA contains the following:
- the LOC120534434 gene encoding endonuclease domain-containing 1 protein-like, with the protein MWLLILEILMCLTTQANSEVMPNQFTCKHFFYKGTEPKGIIPQNAARICQTYNNRAHFATMYDKENRIPIYSAYIHTNGGNGIRSNDWYIEPQLIDRRREKNMIIVSNNATEEEKESQAVSEDYTATDATRYDRGHLSPSMHHNNEESRTATFTLTNIVPQRTILNQGEWNRYETEIMQQFVNGCTTTYVIVGVIRGKNDKKTINNRVKVPSHLWTAACCVNNNNNPMRSLGYIAENDDKPVEDINLADLQRQIKGDTGREVTLFENNCR; encoded by the exons ATGTGGTTGCTAATCCTAGAGATCCTTATGTGTTTAACTACCCAGGCTAACTCTGAGGTTATGCCTAACCAATTTACATGcaagcattttttttacaaaggaaCAGAACCCAAAGGCATTATACCACAGAATGCTGCTCGGATTTGCCAAACCTACAATAACAGAGCTCATTTTGCAACAATGTATGACAAGGAAAACCGTATCCCAATATACtctgcatacatacatacaaatggAGGTAACGGTATCCGAAGTAACGACTGGTACATTGAACCCCAG CTCATAGATCGAAGAAGAGAAAAGAATATGATAATAGTGTCAAACAACGCTaccgaagaagaaaaagaaagtcagGCAGTATCAGAAGATTATACAGCAACAGATGCCACTAGATATGATCGGGGTCATCTAAGTCCATCTATGCACCACAATAATGAGGAAAGTAGGACAGCAACTTTCACCTTGACTAACATTGTGCCTCAACGTACCATACTAAACCAGGGAGAGTGGAATCGTTATGAAACTGAAATAATGCAACAATTTGTGAATGGATGCACTACAACATATGTTATTGTTGGAGTGATTCGAGGGAAGAACGATAAGAAAACTATAAACAATCGGGTTAAGGTGCCTAGTCACCTCTGGACTGCTGCTTGCTgtgtaaataataacaacaatcctATGAGGTCCCTTGGTTACATTGCCGAAAATGATGACAAACCAGTGGAAGATATAAATCTTGCAGACCTACAGAGACAAATAAAGGGTGATACTGGCAGAGAAGTGACTTTGTTTGAAAATAACTGTAGGTGA